The proteins below come from a single Asanoa ferruginea genomic window:
- a CDS encoding HAD family hydrolase — protein sequence MVVRAVVFDIGGVLEVTGPMEFESRWEAALGLPAGTFDAKLTDIWQAGAVGTVTEAEVHAAMRDRVGLTDEQVEAVMADMWREYLGTPNTELIEYARTLRPAFRTGILSNSFVGAREREQAAYGLTDLVDDCVYSHEVGLSKPDPALWALVCERMGVAPGDLLFIDDVPRLVDSARAYGMNAILFESTAQTIAGIEVWARS from the coding sequence ATGGTTGTTCGTGCGGTGGTTTTCGATATTGGCGGCGTGCTCGAGGTGACCGGGCCGATGGAGTTCGAGAGTCGGTGGGAGGCCGCGCTCGGGTTGCCGGCCGGCACGTTCGACGCGAAGCTGACCGACATCTGGCAGGCCGGCGCCGTCGGCACGGTGACCGAGGCCGAGGTGCACGCGGCGATGCGCGACCGGGTCGGCCTCACCGACGAGCAGGTCGAGGCGGTGATGGCGGACATGTGGCGGGAATACCTGGGCACCCCGAACACCGAGCTCATCGAGTACGCGCGGACGCTGCGGCCGGCGTTCCGCACCGGGATCCTGAGCAACAGCTTCGTCGGGGCGCGCGAGCGGGAGCAGGCGGCCTACGGGCTGACCGACCTGGTCGACGACTGCGTCTACTCGCACGAGGTCGGCCTGAGCAAGCCCGACCCCGCTCTGTGGGCCCTGGTCTGCGAGCGGATGGGTGTCGCGCCGGGCGACCTGCTGTTCATCGATGACGTGCCGCGGCTGGTGGACAGCGCCCGGGCGTACGGCATGAACGCGATCCTGTTCGAGAGCACCGCGCAGACGATCGCCGGCATCGAGGTGTGGGCCAGGTCATGA
- a CDS encoding sigma-70 family RNA polymerase sigma factor translates to MRLPGTPRPRGGEPAGDDLDEVTGWALAAKAGDRAAAHLFVEATQHQLRRFVAHLVGPAEADDLTQEIYLRAMRALPAFDARSTARTWLLAIARRACADHIRYVSRRPRLAALDDWQPVAEAELARDHGGAGFETGFALTELIRALDPERREAFVATQIAGLSYAEAAEVCGCPVGTIRSRVARARDDLVAALADRDGRRLRPTS, encoded by the coding sequence ATGCGTCTCCCCGGAACCCCCCGGCCCCGCGGCGGTGAACCCGCCGGCGACGACCTCGACGAGGTCACCGGCTGGGCGCTCGCGGCGAAGGCCGGCGACCGGGCGGCGGCGCACCTGTTCGTCGAGGCGACCCAGCACCAGCTCCGGCGCTTCGTGGCGCACCTGGTCGGCCCGGCCGAGGCCGACGACCTGACCCAGGAGATCTACCTGCGGGCGATGCGCGCCCTGCCGGCGTTCGACGCCCGCTCGACGGCGCGCACCTGGCTGCTGGCGATCGCCCGGCGGGCCTGCGCCGACCACATCCGCTACGTCTCCCGCCGCCCGCGGCTGGCCGCGCTCGACGACTGGCAGCCGGTCGCCGAGGCCGAGCTGGCCCGCGACCACGGCGGCGCCGGCTTCGAAACCGGGTTCGCGCTGACCGAGCTGATCCGCGCGCTCGACCCCGAGCGCCGCGAGGCGTTCGTGGCGACCCAGATCGCGGGCCTCAGCTACGCCGAGGCGGCCGAGGTCTGCGGCTGCCCGGTCGGCACGATCCGCTCCCGGGTCGCCCGCGCCCGCGACGACCTGGTGGCGGCGCTGGCCGACCGCGACGGCCGCCGCCTGCGCCCCACGTCGTGA
- a CDS encoding LLM class flavin-dependent oxidoreductase yields MELGIYSFGDLRGIPTRERLADLVAQARYADEAGLDVIALGEHHRADFALSAPEMVLAAMASVTERIRLSTGVTVLSTADPVRVYQQFATLDQLSGGRAEIIAGRGAFTESFPLFGHDLREYEILFDEKIRLLLRLAKEERITWQGRTRPPLDDALIVPRALQPTLPIWIGVGGTPQSAVRAGRLGAPMFLAIFTDPAPARGLVEIYRRAADAAGHDVDSLRTASGGHMFLGRTSQGARDAFFPYYSEYLSLLPQFPGGMPREVYDQWIRAGLLVGSPQEVIDKIMGHRELLGISRYVGQFDVGGMPAGMVNESLELFATEVAPVVRKEAAA; encoded by the coding sequence ATGGAACTCGGTATCTACTCCTTCGGTGACCTGCGGGGGATTCCCACGCGGGAGCGGCTGGCCGACCTGGTGGCCCAGGCCCGCTACGCCGACGAGGCCGGTCTGGACGTGATCGCGCTCGGCGAGCATCACCGCGCCGATTTCGCCCTGTCCGCGCCCGAGATGGTGCTGGCCGCGATGGCCTCGGTGACCGAGCGGATCCGGCTCAGCACCGGCGTCACGGTCCTCAGCACCGCCGACCCGGTGCGGGTCTACCAGCAGTTCGCGACGCTCGACCAGCTGTCCGGCGGCCGGGCCGAGATCATCGCTGGGCGGGGTGCGTTCACCGAGTCGTTTCCGCTCTTCGGACATGACCTGCGGGAGTACGAGATCCTCTTCGACGAGAAGATCCGGCTGCTGCTCCGCCTCGCCAAGGAGGAGCGGATCACCTGGCAGGGCCGCACCCGCCCGCCGCTCGACGACGCGCTGATCGTGCCGCGGGCGTTGCAGCCGACGTTGCCGATCTGGATCGGGGTCGGTGGCACGCCGCAGTCGGCCGTGCGGGCCGGGCGGCTCGGCGCGCCGATGTTCCTGGCGATTTTCACCGACCCGGCGCCCGCCCGCGGGCTGGTCGAGATCTATCGCCGGGCCGCGGACGCCGCCGGGCACGACGTCGACTCGCTGCGCACCGCCAGCGGTGGTCACATGTTCCTCGGGCGCACCTCGCAGGGTGCCCGGGACGCGTTCTTCCCCTACTACTCGGAATACCTGAGCCTGCTCCCGCAGTTCCCCGGTGGTATGCCACGCGAGGTCTACGACCAGTGGATCCGGGCCGGCCTCCTGGTCGGCAGCCCGCAGGAGGTCATCGACAAGATCATGGGACATCGGGAACTGCTCGGCATCAGTCGCTACGTCGGCCAGTTCGACGTCGGTGGGATGCCGGCCGGCATGGTCAACGAGAGCCTCGAGCTGTTCGCCACCGAGGTGGCGCCGGTGGTTCGCAAGGAGGCGGCGGCATGA
- a CDS encoding SDR family NAD(P)-dependent oxidoreductase, translating to MTNIAGKAVLITGANRGIGQALVAEALARGASQVYAGTRAPIEHSDSRVRPVTLDVTSAEQIQAAVDAIGSLDLLINNAGIAGYDDLSDAEVIARHLEVNLYGTHAVTRAFTPLLARAGGAVVNNLSITAFAPLPLIPSYSISKAAALALTQSLRTLLVPQGVRVHAVLTGFVDTDMTRGANSPKATPASVAAAIFDGVEHGQDDIFPDAMSRPMADGWRTLAGSALEGPYAALAAELRAAA from the coding sequence GTGACGAACATCGCGGGCAAGGCCGTGCTCATCACCGGTGCCAACCGGGGCATCGGCCAGGCGCTCGTCGCCGAGGCGTTGGCAAGAGGAGCGAGCCAGGTGTACGCCGGAACGCGTGCGCCCATCGAGCACAGCGACAGCCGGGTCAGGCCGGTCACGCTCGATGTCACCAGTGCCGAGCAGATCCAGGCGGCGGTCGACGCGATCGGGTCGCTCGACCTTCTGATCAACAACGCGGGCATCGCGGGCTACGACGACCTCAGCGACGCGGAGGTCATCGCCCGCCACCTCGAGGTCAACCTCTACGGCACCCACGCCGTGACGCGGGCGTTCACCCCGCTGCTGGCCCGCGCCGGGGGAGCGGTGGTCAACAACCTGTCCATCACGGCGTTCGCGCCGCTGCCGCTGATCCCGTCCTACTCGATCTCGAAAGCGGCCGCGTTGGCCCTGACCCAGTCGTTGCGGACGTTGCTGGTGCCGCAGGGCGTGCGCGTCCACGCGGTGCTCACCGGCTTCGTCGACACCGATATGACCCGCGGCGCCAACAGCCCGAAGGCGACTCCGGCCTCGGTGGCGGCGGCCATCTTCGACGGCGTCGAACACGGCCAGGACGACATCTTCCCCGACGCGATGTCGCGCCCGATGGCCGACGGTTGGCGCACCCTCGCGGGCAGCGCGCTCGAAGGCCCCTACGCGGCGCTGGCGGCGGAACTGCGAGCGGCCGCCTAA
- a CDS encoding zf-HC2 domain-containing protein, with the protein MECERIREMLSARLDGEDAPGERELTDRHLAGCARCAAWLDAAAEVTRLARTAAVPPAKPVELAPVQAKRRPRLAIGLRVALAAIGLAQFLLGAAQVAGLGRDEHAHDAVLGAGHLWHESAAWNLALGAGFAFVALRRTRPTGLLPTLTAFVGVLTLLSASDIIDGRVAAGRLASHAFLICGWLVTLALSRPALDPGEPPARGTTRRWSATFDPEPAATAPPRLRLVDGGAGAVTAQRREAA; encoded by the coding sequence GTGGAGTGTGAGCGGATCCGGGAAATGCTGTCGGCGCGGCTCGACGGCGAAGACGCGCCGGGCGAGCGCGAGCTGACCGATCGGCACCTCGCCGGGTGCGCGCGCTGCGCGGCCTGGCTCGACGCGGCGGCCGAGGTGACCCGGCTGGCCCGCACGGCGGCCGTGCCGCCCGCGAAGCCGGTCGAACTGGCGCCGGTGCAGGCCAAGCGGCGACCGCGGCTGGCGATCGGGCTGCGGGTGGCGCTGGCCGCGATCGGCCTGGCCCAGTTCCTGCTCGGGGCCGCCCAGGTCGCCGGGCTCGGGCGCGACGAGCACGCGCACGACGCGGTGCTCGGCGCCGGGCACCTGTGGCACGAGTCGGCGGCGTGGAACCTGGCCCTCGGCGCCGGCTTCGCGTTCGTCGCGCTGCGCCGCACCCGGCCCACCGGCCTGCTGCCCACGCTGACCGCCTTCGTCGGGGTGCTCACGCTGCTCTCCGCCAGCGACATCATCGACGGCCGGGTCGCGGCCGGGCGGCTGGCCAGCCACGCGTTCCTGATCTGCGGCTGGCTGGTCACACTGGCCCTCTCCCGCCCGGCGCTCGACCCGGGCGAGCCGCCCGCCCGCGGCACCACCCGGCGCTGGAGCGCGACGTTCGACCCGGAGCCCGCAGCCACCGCGCCGCCCCGGCTGCGCCTGGTGGACGGCGGCGCGGGTGCCGTGACCGCACAACGGCGCGAGGCCGCCTAA
- a CDS encoding zinc-binding dehydrogenase — translation MRAIQVAEFGGPEVLRPVEVPDPVPGPGQVVVGMAAADVILLDSMLRGGWGQEFFPRTLPYTPGGGGAGAVLATGDGVDPGWIGRRVVVRTGTGYAEHVVADQSEIVPVPDGLSIETAAALVHDGVTALNFDRLGGPAKGEWVLVLAAAGGAGSLLVQLAVDAGARVVAAASSDRKRELARDLGAEVVVDYTRPDWIAQVRKSTGGGAALVYDGAGGRLGTAALEAVADGGTFLTYGTGDGFAAPDPDEAARRDVRVLEPLRAGPPDQETVRELLTSALDRAAHGHLRPAITATYPLERAADAHRSLEARTTVGKSLLLI, via the coding sequence ATGCGCGCGATCCAGGTGGCGGAGTTCGGCGGGCCGGAGGTGCTGCGCCCGGTCGAGGTGCCGGACCCGGTCCCGGGGCCTGGCCAGGTCGTCGTCGGCATGGCGGCGGCAGACGTCATCCTCCTCGACAGCATGCTGCGCGGCGGCTGGGGCCAGGAGTTCTTCCCGCGGACGCTGCCCTACACGCCGGGCGGCGGCGGTGCGGGCGCCGTGCTCGCCACCGGCGACGGCGTGGACCCCGGTTGGATCGGTCGCCGGGTGGTGGTGCGGACCGGCACCGGGTATGCCGAACACGTCGTCGCCGACCAGAGCGAGATTGTCCCGGTGCCCGACGGGCTCAGCATCGAGACAGCGGCGGCGCTGGTGCACGACGGCGTGACCGCACTGAACTTCGACCGGCTGGGTGGGCCGGCGAAGGGCGAATGGGTGCTGGTGCTGGCCGCCGCGGGCGGGGCGGGATCGCTCCTGGTGCAACTGGCCGTCGACGCGGGTGCCCGGGTCGTGGCCGCCGCCTCCAGTGACCGCAAGCGTGAACTGGCCCGCGACCTGGGCGCCGAGGTGGTCGTCGACTACACGCGACCGGACTGGATCGCACAGGTGCGAAAGTCGACCGGTGGCGGCGCCGCGCTGGTCTACGACGGTGCGGGCGGCCGTCTCGGAACGGCCGCGCTGGAGGCCGTCGCCGACGGCGGAACGTTCCTCACCTACGGCACCGGCGACGGGTTCGCCGCCCCCGACCCGGATGAGGCCGCGCGCCGAGACGTCCGGGTGCTCGAACCGCTCCGGGCCGGGCCGCCCGATCAGGAGACCGTGCGCGAACTGCTGACATCGGCCCTCGATCGGGCGGCCCACGGCCACCTGCGACCGGCCATCACCGCGACGTATCCGTTGGAGCGGGCCGCCGACGCCCACCGTTCGCTGGAGGCGCGTACGACCGTCGGCAAGTCGCTGTTGTTGATCTAG
- a CDS encoding phosphotransferase family protein: MEFDSVRRLLDRHWPSLDVHTVRPLGSGFDHLAYEVNTDLVVRVARSPDISEMSGEAEILAAVRAATTVPVPEPILVDASAGLMVYRKLPGTPAAGLPEPSRVAATVVGALRQLMRDIAAIPVGPVDDAPPSEWLDEARSEFADIRAEIPAAHQRAVELFLSQEPPPPYTGQPVFCHNDLGIEHVLVDPETRTLTGVIDWTDAARTEPAHDLGRLFRDLGPQVGPVDDRALFFARCGTLEDLHYGLTEGRDRYAINARAAFDHVFAAER, encoded by the coding sequence ATGGAGTTCGACAGCGTGCGGCGACTGCTCGATCGGCACTGGCCGTCGCTCGACGTGCACACAGTGCGACCGTTGGGCAGTGGTTTCGACCATCTGGCGTACGAGGTGAACACCGATCTCGTCGTTCGCGTGGCTCGCTCGCCCGACATTTCCGAAATGTCGGGCGAGGCGGAGATCCTCGCCGCGGTACGCGCGGCGACGACCGTCCCGGTGCCGGAGCCGATCCTGGTCGACGCGAGCGCCGGGCTGATGGTCTACCGCAAGCTCCCCGGCACCCCCGCCGCCGGTCTGCCCGAGCCGAGCCGGGTGGCCGCGACCGTGGTCGGCGCCCTCCGGCAGCTCATGCGCGACATCGCGGCGATCCCGGTCGGCCCGGTCGACGACGCCCCACCGAGCGAGTGGCTGGACGAGGCCCGCTCGGAGTTCGCCGACATCCGGGCGGAGATCCCGGCCGCCCACCAGCGGGCCGTCGAGCTGTTCCTGAGTCAGGAACCTCCTCCTCCGTACACCGGCCAACCGGTCTTCTGTCATAACGACCTGGGCATCGAGCACGTCCTGGTCGATCCCGAGACCCGGACCCTCACCGGCGTCATCGACTGGACCGATGCCGCCCGCACCGAGCCGGCGCACGACCTGGGCCGCCTCTTTCGGGACCTCGGGCCGCAGGTCGGGCCCGTCGACGACCGGGCGCTGTTCTTCGCCCGCTGCGGCACGCTCGAAGACCTGCACTACGGCCTGACCGAGGGTCGCGACCGGTATGCGATCAACGCCCGCGCCGCCTTCGACCACGTGTTCGCCGCGGAGCGATGA
- a CDS encoding acyltransferase family protein has protein sequence MASATRVERLPHVDNLRAVMVAWIIGGHALLGYSAVGGWPYDEVKESTFHPKSELAMAVVVGPTGLFVIGTFFFIAGLFAPATMARKGPGRFASDRVVRLGVPFLLFALLVWPLFMWFAYLAAGYKVSFWWEFTHRHPFLDSGPLWFAEILLYVSLAYAALVWAKDRARADGQLEDEGPAEIGARQLVTLVALVAVASFIVRLWFPAQSKQILDLHVWQWPQCVAMFGLGVAAARFGWAKRVPERLRRGSGAVVVMTVLALPVYAFTVGISDLADDAGPYQGGWHWQALLLATVEAILVVAGSVWVLSLAQDRLQGVSRLWKRCARGSFAAFVLQAPVLLSLSIMLRPFDLPAEAKAIAVGGIGIPVCFWLAWQVIERTPVGRYL, from the coding sequence ATGGCTTCGGCTACGCGGGTCGAGAGGCTTCCGCACGTCGACAATCTGCGGGCCGTGATGGTCGCGTGGATCATTGGCGGCCACGCGTTGCTGGGTTATTCGGCCGTTGGGGGGTGGCCCTACGACGAGGTCAAAGAGTCGACGTTCCATCCGAAATCGGAACTCGCCATGGCTGTCGTCGTCGGACCGACGGGCCTTTTCGTGATCGGCACGTTCTTCTTCATCGCCGGCCTGTTCGCGCCCGCCACCATGGCGCGCAAAGGACCCGGCCGGTTCGCCAGCGACCGGGTGGTTCGGCTCGGCGTACCCTTTCTCCTCTTTGCCCTTCTGGTCTGGCCGCTTTTCATGTGGTTCGCCTACCTCGCGGCCGGCTACAAGGTCTCGTTCTGGTGGGAGTTCACGCACCGGCATCCGTTCCTCGACTCCGGGCCGCTGTGGTTCGCCGAGATCCTGCTCTACGTCTCGCTCGCGTACGCGGCGCTGGTCTGGGCCAAGGACCGGGCCCGCGCCGACGGGCAGCTCGAAGACGAAGGCCCCGCCGAGATCGGCGCCCGCCAGCTCGTGACGCTGGTCGCGCTCGTCGCGGTCGCGTCGTTCATCGTCCGGCTGTGGTTCCCGGCGCAGAGCAAGCAGATCCTCGACCTGCACGTCTGGCAGTGGCCCCAGTGCGTCGCGATGTTCGGCCTCGGCGTGGCCGCGGCCCGCTTCGGCTGGGCCAAGCGGGTGCCCGAGCGGCTGCGGCGCGGCTCCGGCGCCGTCGTGGTGATGACCGTGCTGGCGCTGCCGGTGTACGCGTTCACCGTCGGCATCAGCGACCTCGCCGACGACGCGGGGCCCTACCAGGGCGGTTGGCACTGGCAGGCGCTGCTGCTCGCGACCGTCGAGGCGATCCTGGTCGTCGCCGGCTCGGTCTGGGTGCTCAGCCTGGCGCAGGACCGGCTCCAGGGCGTCAGCCGCCTCTGGAAGCGCTGCGCCCGCGGCTCGTTCGCCGCGTTCGTCCTCCAGGCCCCGGTCCTGCTGTCCCTCTCGATCATGCTGCGCCCGTTCGACCTGCCGGCCGAGGCGAAGGCGATCGCGGTCGGCGGCATCGGCATCCCGGTCTGCTTCTGGCTCGCCTGGCAGGTCATCGAACGCACGCCGGTCGGCCGCTACCTCTGA
- a CDS encoding lysylphosphatidylglycerol synthase transmembrane domain-containing protein, with amino-acid sequence MLEVHRGPPGGATTAPPEADPGGGRKRWRKRSLRVLGVLVVVGLAAFGLRGRLPAWGDVSHAVAAADLWWFLVAALLQVVSIGAFTLQQRGLLGALGVRIGRGHTFAIVLASTAMSISLPAGPVVSAAYAVRRFQRAGATPEAATGVMVVSGLASIGGVAALYAGVGLVFAFDGPGKSVGWRPLAVVAGLLVVTVAMVLVGRRYWGRAPIAVADRGSAGAARRYLLMLLGWIRSAWHSAAALTWLAWAGALAWSTAKWVADLLSFLAVAHAFQLPVSLPTLTAVYISVQVVRQVPLTPGGIGVVELALTAGLTAAGASSAVAAADVLIYRVLSCWLLIPVGGIAAWLLVRPPRQAALRP; translated from the coding sequence ATGCTCGAAGTTCACCGCGGCCCTCCTGGTGGCGCGACCACCGCCCCGCCGGAGGCAGATCCAGGGGGCGGGCGGAAGCGGTGGCGCAAGCGGTCGCTGCGCGTGCTCGGCGTCCTGGTCGTCGTCGGCCTCGCGGCGTTCGGGCTGCGCGGCCGCCTGCCGGCCTGGGGCGATGTCAGCCACGCCGTCGCCGCCGCTGACCTGTGGTGGTTCCTCGTCGCCGCGCTGCTCCAGGTCGTCTCCATCGGCGCGTTCACGCTGCAACAGCGGGGCCTGCTCGGCGCCCTGGGCGTGCGGATCGGACGCGGCCACACCTTCGCGATCGTGCTGGCCAGCACGGCGATGTCGATCAGCCTGCCGGCCGGGCCGGTGGTCTCGGCGGCGTACGCGGTGCGCAGGTTCCAGCGGGCCGGTGCGACGCCGGAGGCGGCCACGGGCGTGATGGTCGTGTCCGGGCTGGCCTCCATCGGCGGGGTCGCCGCCCTGTATGCCGGTGTCGGTCTCGTCTTCGCGTTCGACGGCCCGGGCAAGTCGGTCGGCTGGCGGCCACTGGCCGTGGTCGCGGGCCTGCTGGTCGTGACGGTGGCGATGGTCCTGGTCGGGCGCCGGTACTGGGGCCGCGCACCGATCGCGGTGGCCGACAGAGGCAGCGCCGGCGCCGCCCGCCGCTACCTGCTGATGCTGCTCGGCTGGATCCGGTCGGCGTGGCATTCGGCGGCCGCGCTGACCTGGCTCGCCTGGGCCGGTGCCCTCGCCTGGTCCACCGCCAAGTGGGTCGCCGACCTGCTGTCGTTCCTGGCCGTCGCACACGCCTTCCAGCTTCCGGTCAGCCTGCCGACCCTGACCGCCGTCTACATCAGCGTGCAGGTGGTCCGCCAGGTGCCGTTGACCCCCGGCGGCATCGGCGTCGTCGAGCTCGCGTTGACCGCCGGTCTGACGGCCGCCGGGGCCAGCAGCGCCGTCGCCGCCGCCGACGTGCTGATCTACCGCGTGCTCTCCTGCTGGCTGCTCATCCCGGTCGGTGGCATCGCCGCCTGGCTCCTCGTGCGACCACCTCGCCAGGCCGCCCTGCGGCCCTGA
- a CDS encoding PPOX class F420-dependent oxidoreductase has translation MIQAIAVLLAMFTLAAGFWGLIAPSSFASFVNFPPAEHFVHDVGAFQLGLGAALLLGLVWADGFTVGLGGYLVGSVAHTVSHIADRNIGGATGQTVLIAVSAALAAVALVERWRQLGWVLGHVDGAPAPAWAPFTRQKTVALTTFRRDGTPITTPVSIVVAGERAYVRSFQKAWKTRRIRNNPDVTVAPSTIRGVPTGPAVNAVAHRLSGAEHVAAARALRAKYPLLHGALVPMMHRLGRRTTGHTVHFELRPAHTEADESPLDLNRASA, from the coding sequence ATGATTCAGGCCATCGCCGTTCTGCTCGCAATGTTCACCCTGGCCGCGGGCTTCTGGGGGCTCATCGCGCCGTCCTCTTTCGCGTCGTTCGTGAACTTCCCGCCCGCTGAGCATTTCGTGCACGACGTCGGCGCGTTCCAGCTCGGCCTCGGTGCGGCGCTGCTGCTCGGGCTCGTCTGGGCGGACGGGTTCACGGTGGGGCTGGGCGGCTACCTGGTCGGCAGCGTCGCGCACACCGTCTCGCACATCGCCGACCGCAACATCGGCGGCGCCACCGGTCAGACGGTGCTGATCGCCGTCTCGGCCGCGCTGGCCGCGGTCGCCCTCGTGGAACGGTGGCGCCAGCTCGGCTGGGTCCTGGGCCACGTCGACGGCGCGCCGGCACCGGCCTGGGCACCGTTCACCCGGCAGAAGACGGTCGCGCTGACGACATTCCGCCGGGACGGCACGCCGATCACCACACCGGTCAGCATCGTCGTGGCCGGCGAGCGGGCCTACGTGCGCAGCTTCCAGAAGGCCTGGAAGACCCGCCGCATCCGCAACAACCCCGACGTCACGGTCGCGCCGTCGACCATTCGCGGCGTGCCGACCGGGCCCGCGGTGAACGCCGTCGCGCACCGGCTGAGCGGCGCGGAGCACGTCGCGGCGGCCCGCGCGCTGCGCGCCAAGTACCCGCTGCTGCACGGGGCGCTCGTGCCCATGATGCACCGGCTCGGACGCCGCACGACCGGCCATACCGTCCACTTCGAACTCCGACCGGCGCACACCGAGGCCGACGAATCCCCGCTTGACCTCAACCGGGCTTCAGCTTGA
- a CDS encoding sigma-70 family RNA polymerase sigma factor — protein MKEAGEGDQVAFEQLTEPHRRELNVHCYRMLGSIEDAEDAVQETFLRAWARLDTFAGRASFRAWLYGIATNACLDMLRRRKSRLWPTDVAGPADLGSEPTRPPTEVAWLQPYPDRLLAVPAPAEAEPEVAVAAKETIELAFLAAIQRLPARQRAVLILRDVLDWSAKDTATTLEMTTAAVNSALQRAHAGLAAHVPPDRDDWLARDRVTAAATEKALLHRLVEAWERTDTTALVTLLRDDARLVMPPRLTWFAGIEAIEHFFRTHVFDARGRGWRLLPTWANRQPAFALYQRAADADEFQPFGIGVLTVDRGAIGELALFADSSLFERFGMPKSL, from the coding sequence GTGAAGGAAGCAGGCGAGGGTGACCAGGTCGCCTTCGAGCAGTTGACCGAGCCGCACCGCCGTGAGCTCAACGTGCACTGCTACCGCATGCTCGGCTCGATCGAAGACGCCGAAGACGCGGTCCAGGAGACGTTCCTGCGCGCCTGGGCCCGCCTCGACACCTTCGCGGGCCGCGCGTCGTTCCGGGCCTGGCTCTACGGCATCGCGACCAACGCCTGCCTCGACATGCTGCGGCGCCGCAAGTCGCGGCTCTGGCCGACCGACGTCGCGGGTCCGGCCGACCTCGGCAGCGAGCCCACCCGGCCGCCGACCGAGGTCGCCTGGTTGCAGCCCTACCCCGACCGGCTGCTCGCCGTCCCGGCACCCGCCGAGGCCGAGCCCGAGGTCGCCGTGGCGGCCAAGGAGACGATCGAGCTGGCGTTCCTGGCCGCCATCCAGCGGCTCCCGGCGCGCCAACGGGCCGTGTTGATCCTGCGCGACGTGCTCGACTGGTCGGCGAAAGACACCGCGACCACGCTGGAGATGACGACGGCCGCCGTCAACAGCGCGCTGCAACGCGCCCACGCCGGGCTCGCCGCGCACGTGCCACCCGATCGCGACGACTGGCTGGCGCGTGACCGGGTGACGGCCGCCGCCACCGAGAAGGCGCTGCTGCACCGGCTGGTCGAGGCCTGGGAGCGCACCGACACGACCGCGCTGGTCACCCTGCTGCGCGACGACGCCCGACTGGTCATGCCGCCGCGGCTCACCTGGTTCGCTGGCATCGAGGCCATCGAGCATTTCTTCCGCACCCACGTCTTCGACGCCCGCGGCCGCGGCTGGCGCCTGCTGCCCACCTGGGCCAACCGTCAGCCCGCGTTCGCGCTCTACCAGCGCGCCGCCGACGCCGACGAGTTCCAGCCCTTCGGGATCGGCGTGCTCACGGTCGACCGCGGGGCGATCGGCGAGCTGGCCCTGTTCGCCGATTCCTCGTTGTTCGAGCGCTTCGGCATGCCCAAGTCGCTCTGA
- a CDS encoding NADPH-dependent F420 reductase — MSGRVAVLGAGKVGTVLARLSVAAGRPTAIAGSGDPAALGMIVDVLAPGAVPMTGADAARSADIVVVAVPLARLSSVPTAALKGRIVVDAMNYWPPVDGTLAAFEGATRSSSEIVREVLGAEHLVKSFNHMGYHELDAWALPPGDPQRRALAVAGDDPAVVQVAAELVDAMGFDPLALHPLSAGRVLQPGSSDIFGANLTRAELLSTLDALGAAPATARP, encoded by the coding sequence ATGAGCGGGCGCGTCGCCGTGCTCGGTGCCGGCAAGGTCGGCACCGTCCTGGCCCGGCTGAGCGTCGCCGCCGGCCGGCCGACGGCCATCGCCGGCTCCGGCGACCCGGCCGCCCTCGGCATGATCGTCGACGTGCTGGCACCCGGGGCGGTCCCGATGACCGGCGCCGACGCCGCCCGCAGCGCCGACATCGTGGTGGTGGCGGTGCCGCTGGCTCGCTTGAGCTCGGTGCCCACGGCCGCGCTGAAGGGGCGGATCGTGGTCGACGCGATGAACTACTGGCCGCCGGTCGACGGCACCCTGGCCGCGTTCGAGGGCGCCACCCGCAGCTCGAGCGAGATCGTCCGCGAGGTCCTCGGCGCCGAGCACCTGGTGAAGTCGTTCAACCACATGGGCTACCACGAGCTCGACGCGTGGGCCCTGCCGCCCGGCGACCCGCAACGCCGCGCGCTGGCGGTGGCCGGCGACGATCCGGCGGTGGTGCAGGTGGCGGCGGAGCTGGTCGACGCGATGGGCTTCGACCCGCTGGCCCTGCATCCGCTCAGCGCGGGCCGGGTGTTGCAGCCGGGCTCGTCGGACATCTTCGGGGCCAACCTCACCCGGGCCGAACTGCTGTCCACACTGGACGCCCTCGGAGCCGCACCCGCGACCGCCCGGCCCTGA